Sequence from the Nilaparvata lugens isolate BPH chromosome 10, ASM1435652v1, whole genome shotgun sequence genome:
TTCGAAAGGATAAATTagtgcatacctgtattcatgatgaGCGTTTTGAAACTTAATTAGAAGAATtatagttgattttcattattcttgattgaatatatggttactgataatcagtcactgactatctttttgatttccttattgataatcttcaatatcttccagagagcagcggtaagaattgttAATTATCAGTTGCTGAAACCCATAGTGTTTCATCATATTGAGAGTATTCATGCATCTatcactgagctagagctgtggtcaGAACCCCagtatatttgcgagccggaccgccttaactttttgcaattTTATTTGCAAGCTAGGGATAATAGCAACACTGCACTGgcatattcaataaaaacaattctCATGGTAAAGGATATTCTTGGATTACCTTTACACGGTCTTCAGGTGCTCGAATACCGGCAGCAGATATGCTGTATCCAATAAAAGTAATCTCGAAGACACCAAAGATGCATTTTAGTGGGTTGAAGACCAGGCCATACTTTACAAGACGTTTCAAAACACTTCGAATGTAAACAAATCCACTGCACGTGAAAAGGCGCACCAATCAGAAGAGGGCCTATGCTGTTACCATGATAGTTCAAGAAAAAGCTTAGAAATGTGCCAAACAGTGCAGCTGGTCGGAAAACAACCAAAGCAATCAGTAATGGCGGAAACTGATTGCTGCTTGTCTGCATCTAATAGCCGTCTTATTGTCGCTGataaaaattctaaaattaattttctagttGATACAGGCTCTGACTTATGCTGTTTTCCTCGGCGTCAATTACAACGATGTTCTCCTGTGAATTACGAATTAACTGCCGCAAATGGAAGCGAAATCAAAACTTATGGGTTCCTAACCCGAAGTTTTGACTTAGGACTCCGACGCAATTTCTTATGGAGATTTGTAGTAGCTGACGTTGACGTACCAATTATTGGTTCTGATTTTCTTTGTCATTATCACCTTGTACCAGATTGTCGCACATAACATATCATTGATGCCTCCATCTGGCTTAACTCGCAACCTGTCACAGAGCCGCATTACAACCATCCAACATTCTTCTGCTTATTCCTCTCTCCTTTCTGAATTGGCGGAGGTCACTCGTCCACCTGGTTTACCACCACATATAAAACATGAGACTGTCCATCACATTCCAACAACTGCGGGACCTCCAGTTTCAAGTAGAGTTCGCCGGTTATGCCCTGAAAATTGATCACAAAGAATTTGATGACATGTTAAAAGCTGGAACAACTCGCCCTTCAGAGAGTTCTTGGTCGTCTCCGTTACACTTAGCACCTAAAAGTGACTCATCTTGGCGTCCCTGTGGCGACTTTCGCAGGTTGAATGCTCGAACAATCCCAGATCGTTATCCGGTTCGCCATATACAAGATGctacttattttattgatggatacacaattttttcgaaaattgatTTGGTCAAAGCTCATCAGCAGATACCAGGTGCTGAGAAAGATATCGGTAAAACCGCAATTATCATTCCATTTGACCTGTTTGAATTTCCTTTAATGACATTTGGTCTGCGGAATGCTGGACAAACCTTTCAACGATTTATGGATGAAGTTTTACACGGAATAGATTTTCTCTGTTTATATGGATGACATTCTCATCTATTCACGCTCTGAAGAGGAGCATGAAGATCACGTCGGGGTCACCAATATGggaatttaatttgttgatttcctatgttgaaatttattaaatgaaaataaatgagtgatgaaatgtttttaatgttgtaatgacaaaattgaactctggaaaagtattgaaataaactgttacaagtgataaacaaactatgccagtTGAAAACATTACAGGTGGCAAATATCAAATGATTCGTCGCAATTGGAATACCTTTGGAtggaatgaattttcaaattagtaaaacaaatatttattgccGATATTTTTCCACAAAGAAGcatgaaatattgataatttcttaataatatactCCGTTTCCTTATCATGACTTATTAGTCTACTATGAACCACATACattcaaaattacatcaattatTCATAGAATCTACAAATCGATAGAATAGAATTTGATTCATTGCAAAGCAGGGGCTCGAATGCTATGCAATGGATCAATCATACTCAAGCCTTAGCAGCAGGCATTTTTTGTATTATGGTGTGTAATTTTTTATGTATCGTAACAATAGAAAAACTTGAGCATACTAGTTTTTCAAGTAAGAGTTTCCAAGAGATATCATTCGAAAAAAACGTTTCATAAATAGCTATAACACAGAAATATAACAGTTATAATTTAATAAgctattacaaaaatatatattactagTAGACTCACAgctaaaataatattacaagtGGTAATCGTTTTTGAAAGATAATTATTTACAatggaaatttttcatgaacAATGTACATGTAGGATACAAATTTGGTAAAACATTTGTTTGGAAGATATTAATATTTCCTATATTTACATTCCGAATAAGCAGAAAGCTTGTAGCCTACTACCTTACgtgagataaaaataatataatacctTGTTTGGGCAATTTTTGTGCAATGTAAAACGTTTCAATAGTAAAGTTAGTGTCCATTTAGGATATTGAGTAgattcttctattatttttgagaaaatccaAGTTTTTTGTGAAATGTACGGGATTTGCaatcaaaattcattaataatatgaaattcctgaaattttacaactttcataatatttttacaaCAATAGCTGACAATGAAGATTCGTTGAGAATAAATCAATCTCAAGATGATATTGTCAAGTACTTATCCCTCTGGAAAATCACATAAGGAAACACTGGAACCTGACTCATGAATCATTAGAATAGAAACTATAAGGTAACAATCACTACTACTAGTTACcagagaataaaattaaaaaaaaaatcaaataacatAGAATTGTTTAATAAGTACCTtgtagagagagaagaagagaatgaatcAGAATTAACTGGATGAATCAATGATTTAAGACACGTTTATCTAATTAAATAAGTGATGGATAGCtacattgaaatttgaaaaaggatAGATTGAAAATGTGGGCTGGACGAATTTAACAATGATTATTCAGGACAAAGAAGAATTCGTTCAATTTAAGTGGAAGAGAAAAGTAGAAATTTATAATTAGATGGACTGAGACGGATTACAGAGAAAGAATATTTGTTAGGTACTGGAAGCTCTGGAGATGAAAGCTTTTTCAATTATGatcattgaattattatcagatAATGCGCTCTCATAATGATTATTCAAgctgaataaaatcaatatctGTTTGGTTGAAGAAATACGAAAAATTAATTTGTTCCATTGAAATATTGATGAGATGTGGATATTATAACTTATTCATTCTCGTTTTCAGATTGGATTCCAATCTTTTCTAATTATTAGATTCATAATGAAAATGTCCTATTCACAGTAATCGGAATGGAgcaaaaaaaatgtcaaaaagAATTAGACAGAATGATACTGGAATGATCAAATCCTCAGAAAGAATGAATCAATCAGAATGATACTGAAATGAATACAGAAATACTGAAGAACCAATACACAGGAAATGCACAAGAATTAATCAAAATAACTGCATACAATGAAGAATCGATTGATGTGACCAGTTACTGTACAACCAAATAGAGCAGAGAATCGTAACATAAAAAaggataattgaaaaaatgattgagagaatgataataaatattatactaaaGAAAAGTATTCCATTTGGGAGAATAATCATCataaaaagaaattgatttggaATCGACCACTTTTCTCACCGATAACTTATTCCAATATAAGTGAGATATCACTTCTGTACTCTCACCACATTTATAAAGATCAGACAGAGTTAATCCAGCAATTTCGAACTTTGAGGAATTCACAGTTGGAAGTTCTAATAAGATAGATAACAAGAGGGTTTACAACTAGTAGATTGATAGTGCACTTTGAATAAAGATCAAGAATTAATTTATCACTAGGGAACTCTGGGCGAAGTGATACATGTGAACTTGCTGAATGATACTGATCGAATTCCGCGATTAAATAGCATTATAATCCATCCAGTTCAGGATACTGTATCACGAAATCAATTTGAAACCTTACTCTCGATGTGTGCTATACAGATAATGAAATGtgaatgatcaataattatattgttcgATCGAGGTTTATACTTCTAAAATCAGGTTGTGTGACAGGTACAATAATGTAGGAGGATTACGATCAGTCAGAAAATTCACCAAGTACATAAGAAGATGATGTATTCGATTGATTTTCGAGGCTTCAATCAAGGACAATCAATATTTCCTATACTTTTTGAAACTTCCAGGATCACCATTAATCTTATAGTAGAATGTAAGCATAATTCTAATAGTAACATAAGCGTCAATCCAACAATGTTGATCTTGGATAGATGATATTATCTCATGATATTTTCAAGAAACTCGAACACAACACAATGATTGATATCGGTAATCAAGGAATAATCATCAATGGTACGAAAATAGATGTGAAATACTCTAGCTTTCCTTCTTGAGTCATACTTTTGATCTCATGCAATGCTTTTTTGTTAACTTTTTATCATGAACTTCATCGTGAATCATACCATGATCCTCGTGTTTTCTCCAACGTTTTATCTCCTACTTGGTCATAAAACATTCCTAATCCagattatgaatttgatcaagGTATCATCAAATTCCGAGAGAAGCTCAGTAATTTTGAGATAAATCATATAGAGATACTCTAAGAGAGGAGTATGTAATCAATTGAGAATAACCTTTTAAGATGTGCAATGCTCGAGAAATTTTTTTAAACCATCCGATGGGATGTTGATAAAAACTGTTTGTGTTAGTGGAAAAAGTATTTCTAAGAATCTTTTTTCTCGCAGCTAtcagtgatttaataatagGACGATAGGATAGAGTATAGTATGAATAGTTTAGGAGAAGTAATTGCAGTTGATTATTGATCGTCCTTGAGATTGAAGCCTACAAAACCTCGCTCTTTGTTCAAAGTGAAGTGCAGGGAACCCTCTTGTGTCTCCTCTGCTAGACCTGAGTGACCTGAGTGGTAGTGTGACCGTTATGGCCGTTGGCCTCCACCTGAGGCACGGGCATCCAACTAGGCCTGAACAGAATACTGAACGTCGTTCGAAACTGTCGACTCATCGCACAGTATAGGATAAAGTTGATGGCAGAGTTGAACAGTGCTAAAATGTCCATCACCTCACCCAAACTGATGTAACACTCGTTGAAGAACTTTTTGTTAAGGACAACACTGAGTAGACCCAGTATACCTTGTGGAAACTCGGTGATAAGGAATAAGAGTAGAACGGCTAGTAGCATACGTGTTGTGCGGTCAGTTTGACGTTCTTTGTCCAAGTTCTTCACACTTTTTCTACTGCTACCACTAGTCAGTTTTTGTCTGCGTTTTTTGGCATCCATGAGCGCACACACCAGTCTTAAGCTCAATATGGTTAATGCTATACAGGGTATGATCTTGATGACTACACTGTAAATCCAGAAGTTTATGTCGTAAAGGAGATTGTTGTTTGCCTGACTGAGCTCGCTGAGGCTGACGTAGAAGAGGGTGGCGTTGTGCACTGGAATCGATGAATCGTTGGACTTGGAGAACTCGCCCGACTCGTCGACGAGGCTCACTTCAGGTCTGATATCGAACGAGAAGTAGACGGGGATGCAGATGAGTGGACAGACCAAGTAGCCTGTCAATATGACGCAGATTGTGCGCTGCATACTGCACCACTCGCGGTTGTGCTGAGGGTGGGCCACCGCTATGTAGCGCCACACGGCCAGAGTCACTGTCAGCCAGATTGAGATCGAATGGCCGACCTGCGTGAAGTTTGAGTGGAACAGCACGAATGCTGCCCAGCCGTACGTGAATCTGTTGACAGAACCGCGTACAGTCGATTATTATTGTCATGTCGACTATATCATCATACAAAATGATACAGAAATAGATGCCAGCATATATTTATTTCACTTTTTCTATATGGTTACtatgaaaatagaagaaaaaatcaTCCAGTTACTGAAATGACACATGGTTATGCactaatgaaaacaatataaacgtGTACTGCATGATATTGTCATTCCATTCCAGCATATCCatatattattgtttgattCCAATAATTGTAAAATCTCGATCTATAGTCTCCTGAAATCCTGTCTATTTATATCTCCCGATATTTATATTCGTTTTGCATAATTTTTATCGCCCACATAACTGCATTGTATGTAGAGTTGTGAAGAGATTACGGTCACAAGCAATGATTGCATATTGGGGAAAAATCAAAGTAGAATAGTTAAGAGTCGGAAAGTTGATGTGTTAGTAATTCAGTATTGCTATTGCGTATGCCTAtaactttattttcaaacatttatCGGAGCTGGACGAATCTGTACGTGAGAGGGAGAGTGGAGAATGTCCTTATATTTAATTCATATGAAACAGAGACAAAAATTTGTGAATAGTAGATCAAGTATTGAAAGAGTGGAAATTGAAGTTTACACACACCTTCCAAGCCAATAGAAAGATATACAgagaatatatagatatatagagaATGACGGGGTTTGAGATTAAGAGAGTAAATGTAGAAGAAGTGAAATAAATCAGTGGAACTAAAGACTGATAGAATTCAGTATAGATTTAACGTACCGTATatactgaaaaaaaaaattatattcattctgTTTATGggttttatcttttttcttgaaTCCTGTTCTATGTTGAATTTTTTTGGTTAATCTTGGGGACTTGTCCGGTCAGATGGAAAGTGATCTACCTTCTCATCCAATATCAAGGATCAGTAACTTTAAAGCTCGATTCCAACTTTGTTCTCAATTTCAGCTAGTCGCTTGTCAATGATTGATTAGAAAGTCAGACGGGACTTTGGCAATCCATCGTGGCAGAAAGAGAAGCTCGAAGTAAATCTCATTCACCGTTGTGTTCAAAGAAAAGCCTCCACAGACCATCACTCTACTCTTGAACAAGTTGTGAAAAAGTTTCCAAAAAATTCACGTTTTGCATTACAAGTTTTGTCGAGAATGAAACAAATGTTCGAACtttcaaaaataaagttgcaaGCTACAAATGGAACTGTTTCTGGAAACTTGTGGGTGGAAAAAAGTTCTAACAAGTATGTTTAACACTGGTGTTTTGCGTGAACTTATTGGGTGAGAATGCTGCTGGTCTTAAACGGAGCTCCGTAGAAATAACCAGAGCTATAAACCAGTGAAGCACATCTGGTCTGTTTGCTTTCATTGATCAACTCTTTCTTGGATAGAACTGCTACCACTATTTTCTCGTACTAAAGTGACAAACTTTGCTTTCAAATATTGCACACTACTTGCCAACCGGTAAAATGGTGGCTCTCTTCTTTATTGCGCTCTATATTTCCAGTATTCTAGCCGATACATATTTCGTACAATGTCTTTCTTCTTATGTTAATCGATCATTACAATTTACTTTCTTGAACTATAAGATTGTCAAAAATTGAGAGAATTGTGAAATAGttttttgtgcaactagtgcgcaaagtgccactttgctgcaccgaaagaaacgtttacggaatgatggtttcttgagtgcagcaaagaaacTTCGCACACGtattgcacattaaatttttcctacagttaccatagaaTGTGAAAAATCAGTAATAGACGGTGAACATGTCCTATACCgaataaaatgtttgtttgtgcaaatctttagtatttttaatgctgataataaatattgcaaccattccacaacagaattatttcaaattcagtctaaatgacaatagaatgaatattataaagttatatgagattcaattattataataatactccATCTACAAGAAGTCATCAGCAAGTGCAGAAATGGCCATATCACTTGTCTGGATATGTATTTTGAGCCATCAATGAGCCTCACAAACGTTATACTTCACCCGTGACTAACAGTTCAATATTCTCCTATCCGAAAACACAAAAGTTATGCAGCAAAACTTTGCTTATACTTATACGGTGCCCATTAATTTGTTTTGATTAATTTGTCTATGCGATCAAAGCTGTAagcttatgttttaatttttctattaatgtagataaataaatgagttaATAGGCCCAGGACTGATCAAGGATTAGGCTAGTGATCAGCCCTCAGGACAGACTTAAGTCTAACCTGACCATTatatgaaattttcatgtgtactatttattccagttccaaatatcctcaagtttgagtctgaatgataattatattatacacaattagtgtaaaaatatagtttcagcttgttttttcttgtaaatacatCAGTAAACTTGTCAATTTGGCCTTTCTGCTTCTCTGGCTAAGCGCCCAGTAGCCACATGAAACGTATAATTAAGGTTATACTGCATTATTTGAAACGTGATTAGATTattttatacagggtgattcataattatggtgaaatattttaatacgtgatagtagaggtaaaaataagaaaaaaagttcatataaacatatattcataaacgcttcattagcgagctatacagagtgaaagatttcgcccgaaattcagttcctctggtgaaatacaccaatgctgaattgtttggggactagtttttgaaaaacctaTGATGGATTCATATgggaaaatatctgaaaaattgaataaaactagtctggaagctgtagtgtgagtagtttttgagaaaaaagttggaatatgcaacaaatttaagtagaaaaacacagacttctacgtttgatgcccaataactttctttaatgaccagtaaaagaatattttttcgcaataaaaattgtagagaatttaattctgaaaagaattatgtaagctgtgtgaactaaattcgaataaaagttgaataaaatgcatTCTTATGTAGTGcattacaccataaaaatttgctgttttatgaggagagaactaataactcataggttgtagctgattgcaaataaaatattcggttctttatgaaaa
This genomic interval carries:
- the LOC111044806 gene encoding sex peptide receptor translates to MSLMSAASNMSNATSAAAADGVTAALYCGERWQALHDGYRPWHGCTALLVCLFGSVANTLNIAVLTRREMYSPTNAILTGLAIADLLVMLEYIPFTLHMYILTRPAEVRFTYGWAAFVLFHSNFTQVGHSISIWLTVTLAVWRYIAVAHPQHNREWCSMQRTICVILTGYLVCPLICIPVYFSFDIRPEVSLVDESGEFSKSNDSSIPVHNATLFYVSLSELSQANNNLLYDINFWIYSVVIKIIPCIALTILSLRLVCALMDAKKRRQKLTSGSSRKSVKNLDKERQTDRTTRMLLAVLLLFLITEFPQGILGLLSVVLNKKFFNECYISLGEVMDILALFNSAINFILYCAMSRQFRTTFSILFRPSWMPVPQVEANGHNGHTTTQVTQV